The genomic segment TGCGGGTGCGAGATCACCCACGGTGCGTACACCAGTTGGGAAGAGAACAGCCAGCGGCGAGGCGAGCTTCTGCACGGCAGCCACGACGAGGACGACCGGCAGCCACCACACCACTACGAGCGGCCATGCCACGTACCATGCGATGTCTGCTTGGTACAAGCTCCAGGCCAGGCCCAGGCAGATGAGCAAAGTCGCCAGGCCGACCGCGATAGCGAGTGGTCGGGGCAGTTGCAGTTGCGGCAATGCCACGCCAGCGCTCTCGCTCCATGTGCCCCAACGCCGCC from the bacterium genome contains:
- a CDS encoding acyl carrier protein; its protein translation is MGLNAIEIIMALEDEFRIDLPDKELADVRTVGDLYEVVMAKLGRPVGDGVCMTSRVFYRLRRGLQEVTGLRRRDITPATPLAEALPAWARRRRWGTWSESAGVALPQLQLPRPLAIAVGLATLLICLGLAWSLYQADIAWYVAWPLVVVWWLPVVLVVAAVQKLASPLAVLFPTGVRTVGDLAPA